AGAAAAGAGCCGGCCCCTTTATCGACCTGAAGCCAGTTCTTGATCGAGCCAGGTTTCCCCACCATCGCATGACTGATGCCTGGCGTCTTGCTTTCCATGAGTCCGAAATTCTGGACGCGTTGCGCGGACTCCTTGGTCAACTTCACCCAGAAGGCGGAGTTGGCAGCAACCTCCGAACCTGCCTGCGCGGCTGCAGCTCCGGTGCCGAAGACGGACTTGAGCTTCTTCGGTTTACGGTCCTTTGATGACAGTCCCTCAGAGACGAGGAAGCGTTCGACGTCCGCAGCGTTCCCGATGACCGCAAGTCCGTCACCGTCACTGATCAGCTGTATCTCGTTGTCCATTGCCCGCTCCTGAAGTGGCTTGGCGCAGTTGAGGTGGTCGGGATGCCTGCGGCAATCGCCGACTGTCAGGCGGGGTGCCGGGGGCCTTGACCCGGGGGCGGGGTAAGGGTGGAGGTGTAGTTCTCGCCATCGACGAGCGGGTTCTCCAGGGTGAGGCCGGCGGCGGCCATGCGGTCGTACTCGGCGAGGATCAGTTCTTTGGTGCGGTACGTGCCGTACTTTGCCTCGTCCTTGCGGCGGACGATGGGGAAGGTGTCGAGGATGTAGTCGACGTCTTCGCGTGAGATGCCGTAGAGGTGGAAGAAGAGAGCGTCGAGTTCGATGCGAATGCTCGTGCGGCGGATCTCATTCCAGCGGAATGGCGCACCATTGTCACCCAAGTCGGTCGCAAATGGCTGCATGTCGTTTGCGCTGTACGTAAGCTCCAATACGCGCGGGATAATGAAATCCCCGTGCTTGCCGAGCACTCCAGGCATTGGGACAGGAATCTGCTCCGAAGTGCTCAGGGGAATGCTCGGTTGGTTGAAGCTGTTCCGAAGAGCGTAGTCGTATGCGAACGAATTGAATGCAGCGACCAGCAAGGCAAGGTGCACTGCCGTCGGACCCGCTGACAAGATCCACCCATAGGAAGCAGCCCCCCAGGGGATGATTGCAGCGATGCTCGTGCGCTCGTCATTATTGCGTGCTACACGGCGATGCCCCAGCATGCCAGTAGTGCACGCAAAATTGCGTCGCTGCTGACGCTCATTTGTTTCTTGAGAAGAAACCCAATACTGGGGTTGCACGACAAACTTACTGGAGGAAAGCTGAGCTTCTGAAGACTCGCGATCCCCTTTGGAATCGGCGAAGCGGTGATTGTATTGATGCCCCATGCGCCCTTCATAGAGAGGGAGCATCCTTTCCGGTCCTCTAACAAAGACGTTGCCTTCTAGAGTCCAACCGTCGGCCACCAGGTCGTCGTGAACGCGAAACAGCGCCGAGTCGTCCGTCATGTTGAACAGGCCCTGTGTGAACTTTACATCCCAAGAATTCCTTTGCTGTTCTTGATGTGCGATCAGGATCGGCGCTCTCCGGTACATGCCAAGAGTCACCTCAGCGTCAACACGGGAGCGGAATACCGGACAAGTTCCAGTGTTTGGATTGAGGAGATTAATTTCCTCTGGCGTGAGGAAGAACACCTTATCGGGATCAGCGAGGTCAGACGGGTCCTGCAAAAAGAATGCGAACCTGGCAGCCGACTCACTCAGTGATCGACCGACTGTAGACAAGATGCTGAACTTCATGCGTGAGTCGACAGCAGGAAACAGGCCCCCTCGATTCTCGAAGTCATAAATCGCGACCAACGAACCACTCTCGACGAGGTTCTTGAAGAGAAATTGAGTGACTGCGTCGGTCGCAATGCCGGTTGGCGTAAGGAGGCCCATGCGTCCCCGGTCGGCGGTGAGGCCGCCGATCTTCTCTACAAAGAGGGCGTCGAGCTTGTAGCGATTTGCACCCTTAACTTCACGCATGCCGCGAGTGTACAGGGGGAAAAGACCAGAGTTTGACACGAAATGCGGGATGGATTTCGCATTACGTAGGGCATTTTTATATTCGGAGTAGATTTCCGGATCTTTAGTCTCCAGGTTGGCAATCAGTGCCTTCCGTTTCGCTCCTGCCGCCTTGGGGATGTCCTCTGATAGGCCAGCGAAAAATTCCTTTTCCTTGAATTCAATATTTTCCCACGGGGGGTTTCCTGTGATGCAGGAAAAGCCGCCACTCCAGCCGGTTGATGGGTTGCGGTTGGGGTCCTGCTCATCTGCTGTGACGCGGAATACTTCCGGGAACTCCAAGTGCCAGTGGAAAAAGTGATGCTCGTCTCGCAATCGCACGATTTCTTCATGCGTGGTCTTCGGTGCGGCGGAGGCTGTGGGGTCTTGCAGGGCGCGAAAGGCATCCTCGGTCAGTAGCGGCGGAGCATCGGGCGTCTTATACCAAAGGAATGTAGCGCACCAAGCATCAGCTACATGGAGAGCATGGATGTAATCGGCTGTCTGTGACCATTCGCGGTAGGCGGATTCCTGCCGATTTACCTCAGTCAGGGTGTCCGACGGGGCAGTCACGATGCGGTGCAAACTCGCTGCGAAGACTGTGTTGGTGACCTTTGTTTCCTGAGTCAAGTCGAAGAGGCCGTGCTGGCCTCCGCGTTCCAGGTCATTCTGCTTCTCCATGGATTTCGCGAACTTCTTGTTGTCGCCTTCAACCGCCCTGAAGGCTGTGCTGGGGATACCGTCTTGTAGCAACGCTGGTGTAGTGCCAATCAGAGCGTTTCCATGCTTGACGTGCGCGTCCAGGAAGCTCAGCGGCTTGCCCGGTTCCAAGGCCTCCAGCCACAGTGACACCTTGGCCAGATCCACGGCCATGGGGTTGAGGTC
Above is a window of Streptomyces griseorubiginosus DNA encoding:
- a CDS encoding Eco57I restriction-modification methylase domain-containing protein; amino-acid sequence: MSATTRNQVFTAVHTVGGLLPADMLVRISEGKDVPGSKPADYGLPSSRSVRDEAERSWEYLKPLWRELRKRLPEDRETGVPASDPTGLAENDWLTPLWRELGFGRLTHIGAAGITADSDAEKKFPVSHRWHHALIHQAAWNAELDKRPGGAGTVPPQSMFQECLNRTEAHLWGVLTNGRQVRLLRDSSALATASYVEFDLEAIFDGELFSEFVLLYRLLHASRFEVAEGAAPSSCWLEKWRTEAIASGTRALDQLRKGVQQAITALGTGFLRHPENTALREDVRPKALQAALLRMVYRLLFVFVAEDRDALLSPGADDIARERYETYFSSARLRAHARKRRGTAHGDLYEALRIVLAALGDEKGRPELGLPGLGGLFNDTEADAPLRDLKLSNEVLLTAVRHLSQVRDSSSGRWRAVDYRHLDAEELGSVYESLLELEPKYSAAERTFTLVEIAGNTRKTTGSYYTPSSLIECLLNTTLDPVIRDAVQRGEEAAARSGAADPADAIINELLSLTVCDPACGSGHFLVAAARRIAKRVAAVRERNPEPTLDAVRHALHEVVARCIYGVDLNPMAVDLAKVSLWLEALEPGKPLSFLDAHVKHGNALIGTTPALLQDGIPSTAFRAVEGDNKKFAKSMEKQNDLERGGQHGLFDLTQETKVTNTVFAASLHRIVTAPSDTLTEVNRQESAYREWSQTADYIHALHVADAWCATFLWYKTPDAPPLLTEDAFRALQDPTASAAPKTTHEEIVRLRDEHHFFHWHLEFPEVFRVTADEQDPNRNPSTGWSGGFSCITGNPPWENIEFKEKEFFAGLSEDIPKAAGAKRKALIANLETKDPEIYSEYKNALRNAKSIPHFVSNSGLFPLYTRGMREVKGANRYKLDALFVEKIGGLTADRGRMGLLTPTGIATDAVTQFLFKNLVESGSLVAIYDFENRGGLFPAVDSRMKFSILSTVGRSLSESAARFAFFLQDPSDLADPDKVFFLTPEEINLLNPNTGTCPVFRSRVDAEVTLGMYRRAPILIAHQEQQRNSWDVKFTQGLFNMTDDSALFRVHDDLVADGWTLEGNVFVRGPERMLPLYEGRMGHQYNHRFADSKGDRESSEAQLSSSKFVVQPQYWVSSQETNERQQRRNFACTTGMLGHRRVARNNDERTSIAAIIPWGAASYGWILSAGPTAVHLALLVAAFNSFAYDYALRNSFNQPSIPLSTSEQIPVPMPGVLGKHGDFIIPRVLELTYSANDMQPFATDLGDNGAPFRWNEIRRTSIRIELDALFFHLYGISREDVDYILDTFPIVRRKDEAKYGTYRTKELILAEYDRMAAAGLTLENPLVDGENYTSTLTPPPGQGPRHPA